The following coding sequences lie in one Zingiber officinale cultivar Zhangliang chromosome 2B, Zo_v1.1, whole genome shotgun sequence genomic window:
- the LOC122048881 gene encoding L-ascorbate oxidase homolog — MIGYSGSNFTGCLDSRRSTSGYIFMLAGGAISWKSIKQTLVATPTMEAELVACYEASNHEIWLWNFITTLQIVDGTGHWGFTMIIKPQNFMPRTTTFRHARTSPPSQRVNPILCSVSVASVFFASARALKPLPPPLLSPITMSLLILFLVSVFLSGAEADDPYRYFTWTVTYGPITPLGVPQQGILINGQFPGPLLECVTNDNLIINVVNYLDEPLLLTWNGIKQRKNSWQDGVLGTNCPIPPRRNYTYKFQTKDQIGSYTYFPTTGMQRAAGGFGALNVHQRPQIPVPYPKPTGDFSVLVGDWYKSGHKALQRTLDSGSPLPFPDGLLINGAQKPSTFNGDQGKTYLFRISNVGLQSSINFRIQSHKMKLVEVEGSHTLQNIYDSLDVHVGQSLSVLVTLDQAPKDYYIVASTRFSGRRILTSTGVLHYSDPKSPVSGPLPAGPAFGLHWSMKQSRTFRWNLTASAARPNPQGSYHYGNITRSRSIKLQNSAPVIAGKQRYAVNGVSFVVPSTPLKLADNFHIAGVFTWDSLPTATTEKAGAEPPITATPVVRFQLHDFVEIVFQNTENSMQTWHLDGYDFWVVGYGAGDWTERLRRRYNLVDAITRHTVQVYPKGWSAILVSLDNQGMWNLRSAMWGRQYLGQQFYIRVWTPEKSYANEYDMPTNALRCGKAVGVS; from the exons ATGATTGGATATTCAGGCTCCAATTTTACTGGATGCTTAGATAGCAGGAGGTCCACTTCGGGCTATATCTTCATGCTTgctggaggggctatatcttggaagagcatcAAGCAAACGCTAGTAGCCACTCctactatggaggcagagttagtagcatgctatgaagcatccaatcacgAGATTTGGCTATGGAACTTCATCACAACATTGCAAATCGTTGATGGGACAGGACACTGGGGATTTACTATGATAATAAAGCcgcagaactttatgccaagaacaaccacA TTTCGTCATGCACGGACTTCACCTCCTTCCCAACGCGTTAATCCAATCCTCTGCTCCGTATCTGTCGCATCTGTTTTCTTCGCGAGCGCGCGAGCTTTAAAACCCCTACCTCCCCCTCTCCTTTCCCCCATCACGATGAGTCTTCTTATCCTTTTTCTAGTGTCGGTCTTCCTTTCCGGCGCAGAGGCCGACGACCCCTATCGCTACTTCACCTGGACCGTCACCTACGGCCCCATCACCCCACTAGGCGTCCCGCAGCAGGGCATCCTCATCAATGGCCAGTTCCCCGGCCCCCTCCTCGAATGCGTCACCAATGACAACCTCATCATCAACGTCGTCAACTACCTCGACGAGCCGCTCCTCCTGACGTGGAACGGCATCAAACAGCGGAAGAACTCGTGGCAAGATGGCGTCTTGGGAACTAACTGCCCCATCCCTCCCCGTCGCAACTACACCTACAAGTTCCAAACCAAGGATCAAATTGGAAGCTATACTTACTTCCCCACAACCGGAATGCAGAGGGCCGCCGGAGGATTTGGCGCCTTGAACGTGCACCAGCGACCGCAGATTCCGGTGCCGTACCCGAAGCCCACCGGCGACTTCAGTGTCCTCGTCGGCGACTGGTACAAATCCGGCCATAAGGCGTTGCAGAGAACGCTGGATTCAGGGAGCCCTTTGCCATTCCCGGATGGCCTCCTCATCAACGGAGCACAAAAACCCAGTACCTTTAATGGCGATCAAG GGAAGACTTATCTTTTTAGGATCTCCAATGTCGGCTTGCAGAGCTCCATCAACTTCAGAATCCAAAGCCACAAAATGAAGCTTGTGGAAGTCGAGGGATCGCACACGCTTCAGAATATCTACGATTCACTCGACGTCCACGTCGGGCAATCTTTGTCTGTCTTGGTGACGCTTGATCAAGCTCCTAAAGATTACTACATCGTTGCTTCCACAAGGTTCAGCGGCAGGAGAATCCTCACTTCCACCGGCGTCCTCCATTACAGCGACCCCAAATCCCCTGTTTCCGGCCCTCTCCCCGCCGGCCCGGCCTTCGGGTTGCATTGGTCCATGAAGCAATCGAGAACATTTAG GTGGAATTTGACGGCGAGCGCGGCGAGGCCGAATCCCCAAGGCTCCTATCACTACGGGAACATAACCAGGTCGAGATCAATCAAGTTACAGAACTCCGCGCCGGTGATCGCCGGGAAGCAGCGATACGCCGTCAACGGCGTGTCCTTCGTCGTTCCCAGCACGCCTCTGAAGCTAGCGGACAACTTCCACATCGCTGGCGTCTTCACCTGGGACAGCCTCCCGACCGCCACTACGGAGAAGGCCGGAGCTGAGCCGCCGATCACCGCCACGCCGGTGGTGCGGTTCCAGCTCCACGACTTCGTGGAGATCGTCTTCCAGAACACGGAGAACAGCATGCAGACGTGGCATCTCGACGGGTACGACTTCTGGGTCGTCGG TTATGGAGCTGGAGACTGGACAGAGAGACTAAGAAGACGATACAATTTAGTTGATGCTATCACTAGACACACTGTGCAg gtTTACCCAAAGGGGTGGTCTGCAATTTTGGTGTCCTTGGACAACCAAGGGATGTGGAATTTGAGGTCGGCAATGTGGGGAAGACAATACCTCGGCCAACAATTTTACATAAGAGTTTGGACTCCGGAGAAGAGCTACGCGAACGAATACGATATGCCTACGAATGCCCTCCGTTGCGGGAAGGCCGTTGGTGTTTCTTGA
- the LOC122047932 gene encoding proteasome assembly chaperone 2-like translates to MEFALEEGRHLSADCPVLLLPGLSIGNVGQLAVDLLISSTAAKRVGFLDAPFLLPCVGNDAYGPEPSGLLSLPLELYESTQHALTLIQQRSPVVKGMMVEFSKEMADFVSSIGKKHIVILSSLDSGRLKKIVASSDMQVYYISSVNSDGTDAECERLGFKRLEEYDSTQRRWAYLNELAEGKLVQDDEINLEEELVDDDYYPGLPFAALLSCCKAKGLKVTCLLCYCSEGDNIPDSFQLADAACKLLKLTPDKLSGDANAQGGWIVPLSWKTVYGPPPDMSLF, encoded by the exons ATGGAATTCGCCCTCGAAGAAGGTCGTCACCTCTCCGCCGATTGCCCTGTTCTTCTCCTG CCAGGGCTGTCGATCGGCAACGTCGGGCAGTTGGCCGTCGATCTCTTGATCTCGTCGACTGCAGCCAAAAGAGTTGGCTTCCTGGATGCGCCTTTCTTGCTCCCTTGCGTTGGAAATGATGCTTACGGTCCGGAACCTTCGGGGCTCCTCTCCCTTCCCCTTGAAC TTTATGAATCTACTCAGCATGCTTTAACTCTTATCCAGCAAAGGTCTCCAGTTGTCAAG GGAATGATGGTTGAATTTTCTAAAGAAATGGCAGACTTTGTATCTAGCATCGGAAAGAAACATATTGTTATTCTTTCAAGTTTAGATTCTGGTAGACTGAAGAAAATTGTCGCATCCAG TGATATGCAGGTATACTACATTTCAAGTGTGAACAGTGATGGAACTGATGCTGAGTGCGAGAGGTTAGGATTTAAGAGGCTGGAAGAATATGATTCAACTCAGAGACGATGGGCATATCTCAATGAACTGGCTGAAGGAAAACTGGTTCAGGATGATGAGatcaatcttgaagaggaactggTTGACGACGACTATTATCCTGGCTTACCCTTTGCTGCCTTATTATCTTGTTGCAAG GCTAAAGGTCTGAAAGTGACTTGTCTATTGTGCTACTGTTCAGAGGGGGACAACATTCCTGACTCCTTTCAATTAGCTGATGCAGCTTGCAAACTGCTGAAACTGACCCCAGATAAATTATCTG GTGATGCTAATGCACAGGGTGGATGGATTGTTCCTCTGTCATGGAAAACAGTTTACGGTCCTCCGCCCGATATGTCACTGTTTTAG
- the LOC122049678 gene encoding transcription factor RAX3-like has translation MGRAPCCDKANMKKGPWSPEEDEKLKSYVEQHGTGGNWIALPQKIGLNRCGKSCRLRWLNYLRPNLKRGNFSAEEDNIICSLFVSIGSRWSIIATRLPGRTDNEIKNYWNTKLKKRLFGSGGGAVASRKEKPSPPAASMDNEETRAPAVAPSCGGGGEDSVSNYSSGCSSASGLMSELDELLQFSSVGLEEMGWLFGEDGDESSFAVAPPAVN, from the exons ATGGGGCGAGCCCCTTGCTGCGACAAGGCTAACATGAAGAAAGGTCCCTGGTCGCCGGAGGAGGACGAGAAGCTGAAGTCCTACGTGGAGCAGCATGGCACCGGCGGTAACTGGATCGCCCTCCCCCAAAAGATCG GACTTAATCGGTGCGGGAAGAGCTGCCGGCTCCGGTGGCTGAACTATCTCCGGCCGAACTTGAAGCGCGGGAACTTCTCCGCGGAGGAAGACAACATCATCTGCAGCCTCTTCGTCAGCATCGGCAGCAG ATGGTCAATTATTGCGACGAGGTTGCCGGGAAGGACCGACAACGAGATCAAGAACTACTGGAACACCAAGTTGAAGAAGAGGCTCTTCGGGAGCGGCGGAGGCGCCGTCGCCTCCCGGAAGGAGAAACCTTCGCCTCCTGCAGCCTCGATGGACAACGAAGAAACCAGAGCTCCGGCAGTGGCTCCCtcctgcggcggcggcggcgaagaCTCTGTCAGTAATTATTCATCGGGTTGCTCTTCGGCAAGTGGACTCATGTCGGAGCTGGACGAGTTGCTCCAGTTCAGCTCGGTCGGCTTGGAGGAGATGGGTTGGCTTTTCGGAGAGGACGGCGATGAGAGCTCATTTGCGGTGGCCCCGCCGGCGGTGAACTGA